A single genomic interval of Pomacea canaliculata isolate SZHN2017 linkage group LG5, ASM307304v1, whole genome shotgun sequence harbors:
- the LOC112564669 gene encoding secretin receptor-like isoform X2 — MWRCSGQAVGTCSYCGQRKYPRTCRTKTSRRHKVLLAGMIFVTIHLADCAGSKDMVSVSPEEQGRRIAEQELACLTSILDNPPLYSNGSHCPPVWDKLMCWPATPAGTTAVQACPNYVNLFRSDENATRTCTEDGLWFVNPLTNETWTNLTMCLMPDRPHFPEKLRTHLGHIRLMYNIGYGISLGSLALAVLIMLCLKKLHCPRNTIHLNLFASFILRASVSFMKENLLVAGLGFPSDVIQTPDSVFFLNQNSPHWECKLFFTCFHYVLGANYMWIFVEALYLHMLISVAVFSERSGIKFYIIFGWASPLSFVIPWVIVRATLEDELCWNTHPNEGYFWIMRAPIVLSIILNFALFLSIIRVLFTKLNAVNSPEAKKFRYRKLAKSTLVLIPLFGVHYIVFLGLPHHIDERAELVKLYFEMFFNSVQGFFVALLFCFLNGEVQSEVRKTWHRFRLTHQRSFHPRGSGRFPNCNTLTSYMSRTRESLGSLHVHDMRGRPDGRACNDTLIDETPLTSIEAAERQPLANGKPSHFHSLEDQPLASNGLRDFCQGRVVDRYQCDARGKSESIS, encoded by the exons ATGTGGCGGTGCTCCGGTCAAGCTGTGGGCACGTGTAGCTACTGCGGTCAGCGGAAGTATCCCAGGACATGCCGCACCAAGACCAGCAGGCGCCACAAAGTTTTGTTGGCGGGAATGATTTTTGTCACCATCCACCTGGCGGACTGCGCGGGCTCCAAG GATATGGTCAGCGTCTCTCCCGAGGAGCAGGGTCGTCGAATAGCGGAGCAAGAGCTGGCATGTCTCACCTCCATTCTCGACAACCCTCCTCTCTACAGTAATG GTTCCCATTGCCCACCTGTCTGGGACAAGCTCATGTGCTGGCCAGCCACCCCGGCTGGCACCACGGCGGTACAGGCCTGCCCCAACTACGTCAACCTCTTTCGGTCTGACG AAAACGCCACGCGTACATGTACGGAGGACGGGCTGTGGTTCGTCAACCCTCTCACCAACGAGACATGGACCAACCTGACCATGTGTCTGATGCCAGACCGCCCGCACTTCCCTGAGAAATTGAGG aCTCATCTAGGTCACATCCGTCTGATGTACAACATTGGTTATGGAATCTCGCTGGGTTCGCTTGCACTGGCCGTGCTTATCATGCTGTGTCTCAA gaAGTTGCACTGTCCTAGAAACACCATCCATCTGAACCTCTTCGCCTCGTTCATCTTGCGAGCCTCTGTCTCCTTCATGAAAGAGAATCTTCTGGTTGCTGGTCTTGGATTCCCATCGGACGTCATCCAGACCCCGGACAGTGTGTTCTTTTTGAACCAAAACAGTCCA CATTGGGAGTGTAAGCTGTTCTTCACCTGCTTCCACTATGTGCTGGGCGCCAACTACATGTGGATATTCGTGGAGGCCTTGTATCTCCACATGCTCATCTCAGTCGCAGTCTTCTCCGAACGGTCTGGCATCAAGTTCTACATTATATTCGGTTGGG CTTCTCCATTGTCATTTGTGATACCCTGGGTAATCGTGAGAGCGACTCTAGAGGATGAGCT tTGTTGGAACACGCATCCGAACGAAGGTTATTTTTGGATAATGAGAGCTCCCATCGTTCTTTCAATAATA ttaaATTTTGCTTTGTTCCTGAGCATCATCCGGGTACTGTTCACCAAACTCAATGCTGTCAACTCGCCAGAGGCTAAAAAATTCAGGTACAG AAAGCTTGCAAAGTCCACCTTGGTGCTGATTCCATTGTTTGGTGTCCACTACATTGTGTTCCTGGGCTTGCCCCACCACATCGATGAGCGGGCAGAGTTGGTGAAGCTGTACTTCGAGATGTTCTTCAACTCGGTGCAG GGCTTTTTTGTGGCGctcctgttttgtttcttgaatgGAGAG GTTCAAAGCGAGGTCCGCAAAACATGGCATCGATTCCGCCTGACCCACCAGCGCAGCTTCCATCCTCGAGGTAGCGGTCGTTTCCCCAACTGCAACACGCTGACCTCCTACATGTCACGCACGCGCGAGAGCCTGGGTTCGCTGCACGTGCACGACATGCGTGGCAGGCCCGATGGGCGTGCGTGCAACGATACCCTAATAGATGAGACTCCCCTCACCTCCATCGAAGCCGCGGAGCGCCAACCTCTGGCTAATGGGAAACCTTCTCACTTCCACTCCCTGGAGGACCAGCCTCTGGCCAGCAACGGCCTGCGAGATTTTTGCCAGGGAAGAGTCGTTGACCGGTATCAGTGCGATGCCAGAGGCAAATCGGAATCAATAAGCTAG
- the LOC112564669 gene encoding parathyroid hormone 2 receptor-like isoform X1: MWRCSGQAVGTCSYCGQRKYPRTCRTKTSRRHKVLLAGMIFVTIHLADCAGSKDMVSVSPEEQGRRIAEQELACLTSILDNPPLYSNGSHCPPVWDKLMCWPATPAGTTAVQACPNYVNLFRSDENATRTCTEDGLWFVNPLTNETWTNLTMCLMPDRPHFPEKLRTHLGHIRLMYNIGYGISLGSLALAVLIMLCLKKLHCPRNTIHLNLFASFILRASVSFMKENLLVAGLGFPSDVIQTPDSVFFLNQNSPHWECKLFFTCFHYVLGANYMWIFVEALYLHMLISVAVFSERSGIKFYIIFGWASPLSFVIPWVIVRATLEDELCWNTHPNEGYFWIMRAPIVLSIILNFALFLSIIRVLFTKLNAVNSPEAKKFRYSNRSKEVSEYFDQVSCFSRCNTKRRKLAKSTLVLIPLFGVHYIVFLGLPHHIDERAELVKLYFEMFFNSVQGFFVALLFCFLNGEVQSEVRKTWHRFRLTHQRSFHPRGSGRFPNCNTLTSYMSRTRESLGSLHVHDMRGRPDGRACNDTLIDETPLTSIEAAERQPLANGKPSHFHSLEDQPLASNGLRDFCQGRVVDRYQCDARGKSESIS; the protein is encoded by the exons ATGTGGCGGTGCTCCGGTCAAGCTGTGGGCACGTGTAGCTACTGCGGTCAGCGGAAGTATCCCAGGACATGCCGCACCAAGACCAGCAGGCGCCACAAAGTTTTGTTGGCGGGAATGATTTTTGTCACCATCCACCTGGCGGACTGCGCGGGCTCCAAG GATATGGTCAGCGTCTCTCCCGAGGAGCAGGGTCGTCGAATAGCGGAGCAAGAGCTGGCATGTCTCACCTCCATTCTCGACAACCCTCCTCTCTACAGTAATG GTTCCCATTGCCCACCTGTCTGGGACAAGCTCATGTGCTGGCCAGCCACCCCGGCTGGCACCACGGCGGTACAGGCCTGCCCCAACTACGTCAACCTCTTTCGGTCTGACG AAAACGCCACGCGTACATGTACGGAGGACGGGCTGTGGTTCGTCAACCCTCTCACCAACGAGACATGGACCAACCTGACCATGTGTCTGATGCCAGACCGCCCGCACTTCCCTGAGAAATTGAGG aCTCATCTAGGTCACATCCGTCTGATGTACAACATTGGTTATGGAATCTCGCTGGGTTCGCTTGCACTGGCCGTGCTTATCATGCTGTGTCTCAA gaAGTTGCACTGTCCTAGAAACACCATCCATCTGAACCTCTTCGCCTCGTTCATCTTGCGAGCCTCTGTCTCCTTCATGAAAGAGAATCTTCTGGTTGCTGGTCTTGGATTCCCATCGGACGTCATCCAGACCCCGGACAGTGTGTTCTTTTTGAACCAAAACAGTCCA CATTGGGAGTGTAAGCTGTTCTTCACCTGCTTCCACTATGTGCTGGGCGCCAACTACATGTGGATATTCGTGGAGGCCTTGTATCTCCACATGCTCATCTCAGTCGCAGTCTTCTCCGAACGGTCTGGCATCAAGTTCTACATTATATTCGGTTGGG CTTCTCCATTGTCATTTGTGATACCCTGGGTAATCGTGAGAGCGACTCTAGAGGATGAGCT tTGTTGGAACACGCATCCGAACGAAGGTTATTTTTGGATAATGAGAGCTCCCATCGTTCTTTCAATAATA ttaaATTTTGCTTTGTTCCTGAGCATCATCCGGGTACTGTTCACCAAACTCAATGCTGTCAACTCGCCAGAGGCTAAAAAATTCAGGTACAG TAATAGAAGCAAAGAAGTTTCGGAGTACTTCGATCAAGTCTCATGCTTTTCTCGGTGCAACACCAAACGCAG AAAGCTTGCAAAGTCCACCTTGGTGCTGATTCCATTGTTTGGTGTCCACTACATTGTGTTCCTGGGCTTGCCCCACCACATCGATGAGCGGGCAGAGTTGGTGAAGCTGTACTTCGAGATGTTCTTCAACTCGGTGCAG GGCTTTTTTGTGGCGctcctgttttgtttcttgaatgGAGAG GTTCAAAGCGAGGTCCGCAAAACATGGCATCGATTCCGCCTGACCCACCAGCGCAGCTTCCATCCTCGAGGTAGCGGTCGTTTCCCCAACTGCAACACGCTGACCTCCTACATGTCACGCACGCGCGAGAGCCTGGGTTCGCTGCACGTGCACGACATGCGTGGCAGGCCCGATGGGCGTGCGTGCAACGATACCCTAATAGATGAGACTCCCCTCACCTCCATCGAAGCCGCGGAGCGCCAACCTCTGGCTAATGGGAAACCTTCTCACTTCCACTCCCTGGAGGACCAGCCTCTGGCCAGCAACGGCCTGCGAGATTTTTGCCAGGGAAGAGTCGTTGACCGGTATCAGTGCGATGCCAGAGGCAAATCGGAATCAATAAGCTAG